Proteins from a genomic interval of Pseudochaenichthys georgianus unplaced genomic scaffold, fPseGeo1.2 scaffold_2148_arrow_ctg1, whole genome shotgun sequence:
- the LOC117441913 gene encoding C-C motif chemokine 20, which yields MLTLQMWTVTSLTLILLASVEGKGVQMQRDVQCCMLYSQGKVRTKDVLRFEVQTEGPDCSIQAIIIYTKKAVKCADPRDRKVKRLLRKLLQRQRTKARRTMWLLPHDNLPVMTEDKKDNWAALNVE from the exons ATGCTCACGCTGCAGATGTGGACTGTTACGTCTCTGACTCTTATTCTCCTGGCATCTGTGGAAG gtaaAGGTGTGCAGATGCAGAGGGATGTCCAGTGCTGCATGTTGTACTCCCAGGGCAAGGTGCGCACCAAAGACGTGTTGCGGTTTGAGGTGCAGACGGAGGGGCCCGACTGCAGTATACAAGCCATCAT TATTTACACGAAGAAGGCGGTGAAGTGTGCAGACCCCAGAGACCGGAAGGTGAAGAGGTTGCTGAGGAAGCTCCTGCAGAGGCAGAGAACCAAAGCCCGCCGGACCATGTGGCTTCTTCCTCACGACAACCTGCCCGTCATGACGGAG